CTCCACATGTGATCTCTGTCGGTGGCTCCAAATACAAAAACCACAAGTTTGTGTTTACAAATAGGAGCcaactcccaaaaaaaagaacctttaaccctcctctcctctctctctctctctctctctctcacatttatgAGCTTTCCCCCTTCTTAATGTTTTTCACCTCCCAATggaccaaaagaaagaaaaagaggaaagaaaacaCTTTCCAGAGGGTGTTGAGTgactaaaaaaattgtgtatgtgTGATAGAGATTAGCTAGGTCTTTGGCTTAGCTCTCGtcaattttaacaataaatgCAGTCTGCTCTCACAACTCACACGTCTCAACCACACCAATTAATGAGGGGCACTACAAATTGCCAGACCGTCGGCATTAAACGCCTCTTTCCGCATGCGACCCCCTTCCCATTAATACCACCCTGACCCCATTCCCATTCTCCCACactactatattttttaatatttgctTTCAAAGtcattgcccccccccccctcatcTCCGACCGTCCATTCCTCGTCGTTCACTCAATCTCGTCCCTCCACGTGTATTTTTTCCCGCTCTTTGGTCTGTTACTGTTTTTGTTAATCTTACCTCCTGTTGAATCTGTCCGGTGACAGTAGCGCCTCCGGATCTCCACATCGTAACCGGCTCGACGAGAACGCTGCTGCTCCGACGCCCGCCGCCGACGACCTCATGAACATCGGGCTCGTCATTGATTTCGTTCTTCTTGATAATCCGCCTCCGACGCCGCTTCCGGCGAATCTTTCCGACAGAGGGAAGAATCCTCTTCGTCGGAAAAACGGCGATTTCATTCCTCTGTAGTAGCGGAATGAGAAGACTCTAGGTTTTGTTATGGATCCGAACGGCGATGGCCGTTTGCTCCAGAAATTTCCTCTTCTGTACCGCCATGGTGACGTTGTTGCCGGCTCCATCACCATCCTCTCCGACGCTAAGTTCCGTTCGAATCCAAACGAGTACGACCGCTTCAACATGAAATCTCTTCCGTTGAATCTCTCCTCCGAGTAGTTattgtgattgttgttgttttggtttCTCATCGGCGATTGTTCTTCGACGCACGGAGTGATTTCGGAGATGGATCCGCGGCGAGAGTCCGGGAAAGCTTCGCTCTCGAGCCTCTCGCCGAAGCTCCGTAAGATCGAGTCGTCGAGGCTTGGTCTGATCCTGGCGGCCATGACCGGAACGAACGGAGACTCCGGACGGAATATCCCGGCGCGGCAGAGAGGACAGTTAGCATGAGACCTCAACCAGATATCGATGCAATCAACGTGAAAAGCATGCGAACAAACCGGAAGCGTGCGGACGTAATCGTCGTCTTCGAATTCCAACAAGCAAACCGCACAGTCACGGCGTTCGCGGTTCGGTTTCGAGGTGTAGTACAGAGCTAGAGGAATCGTCTTGATCACCGACTCATCGAGTCCGTACGGCGAGTGCAAGTGGAATCCATCGGACGGCTCGAAAAACGGCGAATCGAAAGGAAGAGAATCCAAGTCTCCAGAAGACGACGGCAGGTAAGATCGAGCTCCACGTCGGCGACGGCGCCACCGCTTGTATCGGCGGAGGACGCGGAGGATCGGAGGGATGACGTGGCGGGAGATGAGTCTTGAGTAGGTCACGATGAGAAAAGCGGTGGCGACTATGACTACCATGGCGATCAACGGCGGGCTGAATTGGACGGGTAATCTGGACGGTGGCGATGCTTGTTGCACCGAAGTAATGATGCTACTGCTGGTGAGggaaggagatggagatggagatggagatggagatggagccAATGAGCTGTCATAATCGTAGCCGTTGATCGGAGACTCAGCTGGAACCATCATCGTGATCGTTGATGATTCTCTCacttctgtgtgtgtgtgagttttttTCCTGAGTCTCTCTGTGAGAAAAATGGGGTTtaatggagaaagagagagagaaagagaaagggttTAATGCTTAGTGCGTTGACTGAACGAGCTCGTATTGAGGACGACACGTCAACATTGGTGAATTTATAGTCACAGCCGgaaccacataaaaaaaaaattacaatttttttaccaaaacaTACTTACGTGGCGTACTATAATTGGCTCTGCGATTAGTTTATTTGGGGAGCTTTTATCTAGTGCGGACAAAATCACATTTATGTGGGAATTTAAGTACACATCCCGTGATAAGCACGTGGATGATTAGGGTCAAATACTATATGCTCTTATGGTATTGTTTACTTTTTGCATGTTGTAGTGGGAACGTGGTTTGGAATGGCTTTGGTGCTATGGAGTTTTAGTAAAAGAAAGGGTATGGAATTTTCAGGTTTTAGTGTGGATTTTTGGGAGATTGAAAATGTGGTGACCCACAATAATAGTAGGGATCTTCCACGAAGTTGATGCCAGGTTGGACTCTTTCATACAATTGTAGGTTCAAAGGTGATTTATTTGCATTTCTTTATTGggattctttttcttcttctttttttattataaattttatgctGAATTTCTTTATTGGGATTCATGGTACCATTATTTCCTCATTGGcattaaatttcatttaatatattttactatCATAATGCACAATGCAGTCATCGTGCAATGTACAAGTCAAAAAAGTTGTATAGTCAAGTTGGGGGCTATTGGCTTGGTGTGATCTGATAAAGACAGCTCAAtcatattgattttttaaaaatataaattcaatagttacaaatTTAAGCTTAGAAATTCTTGGTTGCAAACACCAAAATAGACTAACGAGGTAAACTCTTACTTGGCATCTTGGATTAAGTGACCGAGATGGGTGAAAGATTTATCTTCAAGGAGTCTTGAAAGATTTATCTTTTAAGGGGATTTATCTTCAAGATTTGTCTTTTAAGAGCTTTGATAATGGTCTTCATcttagtagaaaaaaaaaatgtaggatcCGTTTGGTAAAGAAATTTGAGTAATATTGTTCATAgtttgaaatacgtgtgggtgaaaaagtatgaaaaagtgtgtaatattgtttaaaaactgaaaacgtaTTAGAACCACTCTACCAAACAGGACCTTAATTGGAAGGGCcttctttaaaataataataagaagaagaaattgaggAAAAAGTGGTGTCTTAACTTTTTGTTAGATTATTCACTCATCGTATATAAGAATCTTGTAAACTTTAGGAAATTTGGGTTTACATTACATTTCATGTCAATGAATCCACCACCCAAATTATCTTCTTGAAGAGAGAGGGGCGGGGAAAAAGGTGGAGATATGGTCTTGATTATTAAAGAGGAGAGATACTATTAGCATGCGTTTAAATCCACACCTAGGAAGATTACAAAAGCTAACAACTTTATATCTCTATAATAAAAGATTAATATAATGGTATCTCGTTTTCCACACGTAATGTAATATGGTCTTTCTTGTATGATTATTAGCACTCAAGCATACAAACATCACTCCAA
This portion of the Castanea sativa cultivar Marrone di Chiusa Pesio chromosome 7, ASM4071231v1 genome encodes:
- the LOC142605357 gene encoding RING-H2 finger protein ATL65 yields the protein MMVPAESPINGYDYDSSLAPSPSPSPSPSPSLTSSSIITSVQQASPPSRLPVQFSPPLIAMVVIVATAFLIVTYSRLISRHVIPPILRVLRRYKRWRRRRRGARSYLPSSSGDLDSLPFDSPFFEPSDGFHLHSPYGLDESVIKTIPLALYYTSKPNRERRDCAVCLLEFEDDDYVRTLPVCSHAFHVDCIDIWLRSHANCPLCRAGIFRPESPFVPVMAARIRPSLDDSILRSFGERLESEAFPDSRRGSISEITPCVEEQSPMRNQNNNNHNNYSEERFNGRDFMLKRSYSFGFERNLASERMVMEPATTSPWRYRRGNFWSKRPSPFGSITKPRVFSFRYYRGMKSPFFRRRGFFPLSERFAGSGVGGGLSRRTKSMTSPMFMRSSAAGVGAAAFSSSRLRCGDPEALLSPDRFNRR